In a genomic window of Zingiber officinale cultivar Zhangliang chromosome 9B, Zo_v1.1, whole genome shotgun sequence:
- the LOC122025800 gene encoding chalcone synthase 2-like, producing MATLQEIRWAQRAEGRAAVLAIGTATPANVVYQVDYPDQYFRMTKSEHLTELKEKFKRICEKTMIRKRYTHLTEEMLLENPNMCAYMEPSLDERQDIVAVEVPKLGKEAAAKAIEEWGQPKFKITHLVFCTTSGVDMPGADYQITKLLGLCPSVNRFMLYQQGCFAGGTALRLAKDLAENNRGARVLVVCSEITALAFRGPSESHQESLVAQALFGDGAGAVIVGADPNPETERPLFELVSASQTILPDSEGAVYGRLGEAGFMVHLVKDVPALISKNIEKSLVEAFAPLGIDDWNTIFWIVHPGGSAILDQVEAKLALGKEKMAASRQVLSEYGNMSSPSVLFILDEMRRRSAEDGKATTGDGFHWGVLFGFGPGFTVETVVMHSMPIDY from the exons ATGGCTACACTCCAGGAGATCCGATGGGCTCAGCGGGCGGAGGGTCGGGCGGCTGTGCTGGCCATCGGCACGGCCACTCCGGCCAACGTCGTCTACCAAGTTGATTACCCTGATCAGTACTTCCGCATGACCAAGAGCGAGCATCTCACTGAGCTCAAGGAGAAGTTTAAGAGGATTT GCGAAAAGACGATGATACGGAAGCGATACACGCATCTGACGGAGGAGATGCTGTTGGAGAACCCGAATATGTGCGCGTACATGGAGCCCTCGTTGGACGAGCGGCAGGACATAGTAGCGGTGGAGGTGCCCAAGCTGGGGAAGGAGGCCGCAGCGAAGGCCATCGAAGAATGGGGGCAGCCCAAATTCAAGATCACACACCTCGTCTTCTGCACCACCTCCGGCGTAGACATGCCGGGCGCCGACTACCAGATCACCAAGCTCCTCGGCCTCTGCCCCTCGGTAAACCGCTTCATGTTGTACCAGCAGGGCTGCTTCGCTGGCGGCACCGCGCTCCGCCTGGCGAAGGACCTGGCGGAGAACAACCGCGGCGCGCGCGTGCTGGTAGTGTGCTCCGAGATCACGGCGCTGGCGTTCCGCGGGCCGTCGGAGTCGCACCAGGAAAGCCTGGTGGCGCAGGCCTTGTTCGGGGACGGAGCAGGGGCGGTGATCGTGGGGGCGGACCCGAACCCAGAAACAGAGCGGCCTCTGTTCGAGCTGGTGTCAGCGAGCCAGACGATCCTGCCGGATTCGGAGGGCGCCGTCTACGGGCGCCTGGGGGAGGCGGGGTTCATGGTCCACCTGGTCAAGGACGTGCCGGCGCTCATCTCCAAGAACATCGAGAAGAGCCTGGTGGAGGCGTTCGCGCCGCTGGGGATCGACGACTGGAACACCATCTTCTGGATTGTCCACCCGGGGGGTTCTGCCATCCTGGACCAGGTCGAGGCCAAACTGGCACTGGGGAAGGAGAAAATGGCGGCGTCGCGGCAGGTGCTCAGCGAGTACGGCAACATGTCCAGCCCCTCCGTTCTGTTCATTCTGGACGAGATGCGGCGCAGGTCAGCGGAGGATGGGAAGGCCACCACCGGCGACGGCTTCCACTGGGGTGTCCTCTTCGGCTTTGGCCCTGGATTCACCGTCGAGACCGTCGTCATGCACAGCATGCCAATCGATTATTAG